In a genomic window of Punica granatum isolate Tunisia-2019 chromosome 6, ASM765513v2, whole genome shotgun sequence:
- the LOC116212324 gene encoding uncharacterized protein LOC116212324: protein MRVLCWNCRGAGSSRFVRVMKEMIRDHRPNIVVIVEPRISGAKADAVCRKFSDYSVERVEAQGFSGGIWVWWQPNVVQVTVHDRHEQALHCRISQNDRTWEFTAVYASPSIMNRRDLWSCLSTISAGITGPWVVLGDFNTILDASEKKGGAPFNPIPAAHFQEALDNCGLMDLESSGPRFTWHGPVQIGYERVFERLDRAVCNVEWRTTFTDCSVRVLPRLKSDHHPLLLDTTGFRGSHQGRRPFRYMAAWHLHKDFPRFVRETWHNVTDLPGGLTYCREQLQIWNRNMFGSINRRKEKLMARLLGIQSKLQRGTNPFLSRLKAKLSAELEEVLSQEEIMWYQKSRSEWVKLGERNTKYFHAKAVQKRRRIRVEILRNDEGEWINDEAMLKCMTLRHFQRLYVASNDIRPTTLLNGFPAVLHDKLQHLDRAITPEEVYRALFDMDPFKAPGPDGFQAVFFQKNWSVISEAVIKFVRDVFENRRSIAEVNDTLLVLIPKIPQLETLHNFRPISLCNVAFKLVTKLIANRLQRYMSDLISPNQVSFVPGRHIQDNIVIAQELVHTMSRMRGKKLFMSIKIDLEKAYDRLSWDFIRDTLAIAGFPSNLRRVILQCITTASMQVLWNGELTESFNMGRGIRQGCPLSPYIFVLCIERLSHLISSAVGDGIWRPIRTGRHGSPISHLMFADDLLLFSEASMEQVQVIKNVLDAFCAASGQKEFYMGSLGRSKEASLGSWETLTRPVVEGGLGLRRLRQANDAFLAKLGWGLLTEKEAFWVRVLTQKYVGRVDEGLKLKISPQDSWLWKAIARAWNQVSEGATWAINRGDRARFWEDSWIPNCRPLLDLSRREVPADLRGRPVADFVDVSGSWNWNVFSDWLDHSSMLKWDGPQRIRSFLWLAGHDRLLTNEHRVKRNLASSSLCASCNIAVENTLHVLRDCSLSCAVWKQLILRSMWQSFSSVPLNNWLVQNLSIKVKNQKGISWAVVFGVGCWLMWSWRNKSIFDQTFSRPQDAHVSILRAAESFSVGWQDQVVVRRTVREWQLVGWNRPSRGWIKLNTDGASKGNPGPAGAGGVLRKEDGVWTASFARNVGIATAVVAELWGVLSGLELAWELGYRLVLLEVDSLLVTRLIAGSGPRAPQLRTIVREIRSWLERDWQVEVSHQYREGNSVADWMARWSLSLPLGLHIQHIPPPEVRALLAGDIIGAALPRLCSI, encoded by the exons atgcgTGTCCTCTGTTGGAATTGTCGTGGAGCAGGCAGTAGCAGGTTTGTTCGGGTCATGAAGGAGATGATTCGTGACCACCGACCGAATATTGTGGTAATAGTTGAGCCACGAATCAGTGGAGCTAAAGCTGATGCTGTATGTCGGAAATTCTCGGATTATTCGGTTGAAAGAGTTGAGGCGCAAGGCTTTTCGGGAGGCATCTGGGTCTGGTGGCAACCAAATGTTGTACAGGTGACAGTACATGACCGCCATGAACAGGCTTTGCATTGTCGTATTTCTCAGAATGATCGCACATGGGAGTTTACGGCCGTGTATGCTAGTCCTTCTATAATGAATCGGAGAGATCTCTGGAGTTGTCTTTCAACCATTTCAGCAGGTATCACAGGACCATGGGTTGTATTGGGAGACTTTAATACGATTCTCGATGCGTCAGAAAAGAAGGGCGGAGCTCCATTCAATCCAATCCCGGCAGCCCACTTCCAAGAGGCACTAGATAATTGCGGACTAATGGATCTAGAGAGTAGCGGACCACGTTTCACATGGCACGGCCCTGTACAAATTGGGTATGAACGGGTCTTTGAGAGGTTGGATAGGGCGGTCTGTAATGTGGAATGGCGTACGACATTTACTGATTGTAGTGTTCGTGTTTTGCCCCGACTGAAATCAGACCATCATCCTCTCTTGCTTGATACAACTGGCTTTCGGGGCAGTCATCAAGGGCGAAGACCTTTCCGCTATATGGCTGCCTGGCATTTACACAAGGACTTCCCCCGATTCGTTCGTGAAACATGGCACAACGTCACTGATTTACCTGGGGGTCTAACTTATTGTCGAGAGCAGCTACAAATTTGGAATCGAAACATGTTCGGCTCGATTAATCGGAGAAAGGAGAAGTTGATGGCTCGCCTTCTAGGGATACAATCCAAACTTCAGCGAGGAACGAATCCTTTCTTATCGAGGCTCAAGGCAAAGTTGTCGGCTGAGCTGGAAGAGGTGCTATCACAAGAGGAGATCATGTGGTATCAAAAGTCTCGATCGGAATGGGTGAAGCTTGGAGAGCGAAACACAAAATATTTCCATGCCAAAGCAGTCCAGAAGCGTAGACGTATTCGAGTTGAAATCCTACGAAATGACGAGGGGGAGTGGATCAATGACGAGGCTATGTTGAAGTGTATGACTCTTAGACACTTCCAGCGACTATATGTGGCATCTAATGACATACGGCCTACTACTTTACTAAATGGTTTTCCTGCTGTTCTACATGATAAGCTCCAGCATCTTGATAGAGCTATTACACCGGAAGAAGTTTACAGGGCTCTCTTTGATATGGATCCGTTTAAGGCGCCGGGTCCCGATGGCTTCCAAGCGGTGTTCTTCCAAAAGAATTGGTCGGTTATCTCTGAAGCAGTCATTAAATTTGTGCGGGATGTCTTTGAGAACAGACGGTCCATAGCTGAAGTGAACGATACTCTATTGGTGCTTATTCCAAAAATTCCTCAGCTAGAGACACTGCATAACTTTCGACCGATAAGCTTGTGTAATGTTGCCTTCAAGCTTGTAACGAAATTGATCGCCAATAGGCTGCAACGCTATATGTCGGATTTGATCTCTCCGAATCAAGTCAGCTTCGTCCCTGGGAGACACATTCAAGACAACATTGTCATTGCGCAAGAACTGGTTCATACCATGAGCCGAATGCGAGGGAAAAAACTCTTCATGTCGATCAAGATTGACCTTGAAAAGGCCTATGATAGACTGAGTTGGGACTTCATTCGTGACACCTTAGCTATTGCGGGGTTCCCTTCGAATTTGAGACGAGTAATCCTACAGTGTATTACGACGGCCTCGATGCAAGTTCTGTGGAATGGGGAGCTTACGGAGTCTTTCAACATGGGTCGTGGAATCAGGCAAGGCTGTCCTCTTTCTCCTTATATTTTTGTCCTTTGTATAGAGAGGTTGTCGCATTTGATTTCTAGTGCAGTAGGGGATGGGATTTGGAGACCAATTCGAACAGGTAGGCATGGGTCACCAATTTCTCACCTAATGTTCGCGGATGATCTGTTGCTCTTCTCGGAGGCTTCGATGGAGCAAGTACAAGTCATCAAGAACGTGTTGGATGCATTTTGTGCAGCTTCGGGGCAGAAG GAATTTTATATGGGGTCACTTGGCCGATCAAAGGAAGCTTCACTTGGTAGCTGGGAGACCCTTACACGGCCTGTGGTCGAAGGTGGCTTGGGACTACGAAGACTCAGGCAGGCTAACGACGCATTTCTGGCTAAATTGGGTTGGGGTCTATTGACTGAAAAGGAGGCTTTTTGGGTACGGGTACTTACACAGAAGTATGTGGGGCGTGTAGATGAGGGTTTGAAGTTAAAGATTTCGCCCCAAGATTCATGGCTATGGAAAGCAATTGCGCGGGCTTGGAATCAGGTTTCGGAAGGTGCTACGTGGGCCATCAATCGTGGTGATAGGGCCCGGTTCTGGGAGGACAGTTGGATTCCTAATTGTCGACCGTTATTAGATTTGTCGCGAAGGGAGGTGCCCGCAGATCTGCGAGGCCGACCAGTGGCGGATTTTGTAGATGTCAGTGGCAGCTGGAATTGGAACGTATTCTCGGATTGGTTGGATCACTCTTCGATGTTGAAG TGGGATGGACCACAAAGGATCCGTTCGTTCCTCTGGCTCGCCGGGCATGACCGATTGCTTACAAATGAACATCGGGTAAAAAGAAATTTAGCTTCATCCTCGCTGTGTGCTAGTTGTAATATTGCTGTGGAAAATACTCTCCATGTTCTACGAGATTGTTCTTTGTCTTGTGCGGTCTGGAAGCAGCTAATACTGCGCTCCATGTGGCAATCCTTCTCCTCTGTGCCTTTGAATAATTGGCTGGTCCAAAATTTGAGTATTAAGGTAAAAAATCAGAAGGGTATCTCATGGGCAGTGGTGTTTGGCGTGGGCTGCTGGCTTATGTGGTCGTGGAGAAATAAGTCAATTTTTGACCAAACCTTTTCTAGGCCGCAAGATGCGCATGTGTCCATTCTTCGGGCGGCCGAGTCCTTCTCTGTAGGATGGCAGGATCAGGTTGTAGTTCGCAGAACTGTTAGGGAATGGCAACTCGTGGGTTGGAATCGACCTTCACGTGGGTGGATCAAGTTAAACACGGATGGAGCCTCGAAAGGGAATCCGGGTCCAGCAGGAGCGGGAGGAGTCCTTCGGAAGGAGGATGGTGTCTGGACCGCGAGTTTTGCGAGAAATGTTGGGATTGCAACGGCAGTAGTGGCGGAGTTATGGGGAGTGCTTTCAGGATTGGAGCTGGCATGGGAGCTCGGTTATCGGCTTGTTTTATTGGAAGTTGACTCTTTATTAGTCACTCGTCTCATCGCTGGTAGTGGGCCGAGAGCACCACAATTGAGAACCATAGTTCGGGAGATTCGTTCGTGGCTTGAGCGTGACTGGCAGGTTGAAGTCAGTCATCAGTACCGGGAAGGGAATTCTGTAGCGGATTGGATGGCACGATGGTCACTTAGCCTACCCTTGGGGTTACACATTCAACATATTCCACCGCCGGAAGTTAGAGCTCTACTTGCTGGAGATATTATTGGGGCTGCCTTACCCCGTCTTTGTTCGATTTAg
- the LOC116210473 gene encoding tropinone reductase homolog At2g30670-like → MAPQQNKWSLQGMTALVTGGSAGIGHAIVEELAGLGATVYTCSLSEPELNECLDHWKVKGFKVAGSVCDVSSRAEREILIKDVSSFFNSKLDILVNNVGVNFRKPTLEYTAIDFSILMSTNVESGYHLSQLAYPLLKASGAGNIVFLSSVCGVTSVGTGSVYGIAKAALNQLAKNLACEWANDGVRVNSVAPWFIRTPLSTAFLMDEKFLKEVVSRTPLKRLGEPKEAASLVAFLCTPAASYITGQTICIDGGFTVNSFFFQPEI, encoded by the exons ATGGCTCCTCAGCAAAACAAATGGTCGCTTCAAGGGATGACTGCTCTTGTCACCGGTGGATCAGCAGGAATCGG gCATGCTATAGTGGAGGAATTAGCAGGATTAGGTGCGACGGTGTACACATGCTCCTTAAGTGAACCTGAGCTTAATGAGTGCTTGGATCACTGGAAGGTTAAGGGTTTCAAGGTCGCTGGTTCAGTGTGCGATGTATCCTCTCGAGCTGAGCGGGAAATATTGATAAAGGACGTCTCGTCTTTCTTCAATTCCAAACTCGACATTCTT GTAAACAATGTCGGTGTAAATTTCCGAAAACCTACTCTGGAATACACAGCAATTGATTTCTCAATTCTGATGAGCACCAACGTTGAATCCGGTTACCATCTGAGCCAACTCGCGTATCCCCTACTGAAGGCTTCGGGGGCAGGAAACATTGTGTTTCTGTCTTCAGTTTGTGGCGTTACGTCTGTTGGTACGGGATCGGTCTATGGAATTGCCAAAG CGGCCCTGAACCAGCTGGCCAAAAATTTGGCATGTGAATGGGCTAACGACGGCGTGAGAGTCAACTCCGTTGCTCCCTGGTTCATCCGGACACCACTTTCGACTGct TTCCTGATGGACGAGAAGTTCTTGAAGGAAGTGGTGTCAAGAACCCCACTCAAACGCTTAGGGGAGCCCAAGGAGGCCGCATCTTTGGTGGCATTTTTGTGCACGCCTGCAGCTTCTTACATCACTGGCCAAACCATTTGCATTGATGGAGGGTTTACTGTGAacagcttcttcttccaacCCGAGATATGA